GCGCAGCCTGCCTGTGCGCTTTCGCTTCGCCGACCACCCCACGCGGCCCACGCTCTTCATGATCGTGCACCACCTGGTGTGCGACGGGCGCGGCATGATCCAGATGATCGACGCGCTGCTGGGCGCGCTGGCTGGGAAGCCGATCGAGCCCGTGGCCATCGACCGGCCGTTCATGCGCGCCGCGCTGTGGCCGAAGGGCGTGATGGCGCGCCTGCGCGCCGCGATGATCGACTGGCGCCGCATGCGGGCCCAGAAGGCGGCCGCGCGCTCCGTGACGCTGATCGACCCGCTCGCGCCGCTGTCCGCGTTCACCGCGCCGCGCGTGCTGCGCCATACGCCCAAGCTCTCCGTGAAGAAGCTGGTCGCCGCCGCGAAGGCGCAGGACACCAGCCTGAACGCGCTCACCCTCGCGGCTGTCACCCTGGTGCTGGCGCGTCGCGCGGGGGCGGCCGAGACCGTGGATACACGCGAGGTCGCCGTGCGCATCTCCGTGGACGTCCGGCCTTACTTCGATCCCCCGCGACCCAACGCGTTCGGCAACTTCGTCGCCAGCTTCATGGTCCGCTCCACACGCTTCTCCGACACGGCCGCCTTGCTCGCCGACGTGGGCGCTCAGCTGAAGGAGGGCGTGCGGCGCTAAAGACCACGAGCGCGGCTTCGGGCTGCTACTCGACGAGATCGGCACCTGGATCGGGCTGCGACTCTATTCCGTCGTGGCACGCCGCCTGAAGACGCGCGGCAAGCTCACGCCCATGAGCGCGCACTACTCTACCGTGGGCAGCGTGGACTTCTTCGCGCGGCACGACGTGGGCCTGTGCGAATTCGCCGGCTTTGCCCCCAACACCGGCCTGTTCGTCACCAGCGTGAGCTTTCGTGACGAGCTGCGCATGGGCATCATCTACCCGGCCGGTGGCCTCACCACGGCCGAGGTGAAGACGCTCGCCGTGGAGCTCGAAGACGCGCTCGCGGAGCTGGGCCAGACGCCAGCCACGGCCGCGGTCGCTGCCACCGTGTCGGACATGGCGCCGCGCCCCGCGCCCGCGGTGGCCCTGAGCGCCTGAGCCGCCATTAGAAGCAGACCCACAAGCTCCAGGCATCGAGCCCCACGGAGGTCTGGTGGGTCTCACCCTCGATCTCGACAGCCAGCTCTCCACACAGCCGTGGATACGGGGAGGTGCCGCCGCCTTCTTCCCCGAACTGACCCTCGTACGTGCAAGGTAGCGGGTTCATCGGATCGGCGGCGAGGGTGAGCCGGCAGGTGCGTGGAAGCGAGGTCTGGCCGGCGTCCTCGAAGGTCAGCGCGAGCCAGCCCAACGGGTTCCCGTCCACGTCCAAGAGCTCGACGGTGACCGTGCCTCCGTCGCAGTCACCCCAGCCGTTGGCGGACGTGCACGCCTGCGTGACGCCGAGCACAGCTCCCTCCGCGGAGGAGGCGCTCAGCGAGAACGCCTCCGCACGTGCGCTGGTATCGCTGCAGGGGGAGTTGGGGTCCGGGCCGGGATCCATGGGACCGCATTGCCGTAGGTTCTCGTACTCGACGACGCGTCCATCCTGGCACTCGTAGCCTTCGTCGCCGCACATGCCGTCCACCCAGCTCGTGAACAGGACTGCGCATCGCCCCTCGAAGGAACAGGATGCTCCAACGGGGATGACCGGCATAAACGTACAGGCTTCGATGAGCAGGTCTGCGTCCGCAGGGGATCCGTGGTGAGCTTCGGCGCAGCTCGCGGGATGTGGCCATGGTGAAGCCGACCAGCAGCGCCGTGCGGCCGACTCGCGCGTGATCTTCGGGGCTCGCCTTCATGTCGCCTCCTGCATGCCCCAGCATAGCTCCCGAAGGCGAGTTAGAGCCAGCCCTGGACCTGCGCGGTGAGCGCGTGGGCGCTCGGCGCCGGAGCGAACGTGGACGCCGAGCCGAGATCCGTGAAGGTGTAGCGCAGGTTCAGCTTCGCGTGGTTGCCGAGAGCGTAGAGCGCCACAAGGCCTTCGATGGTCCGCTGATAGTCGTTGCCCAGCGCCGCGTTGGGGTCCAGCACCGACGCGCGCAAGCCGAGCTGCAAGCGGTCGGGGACGACGGTCACGCCCACCTGGGCGTACGCTCCACGACGCTGCAGGGTGCGCCCCTCCTGCCACCCGAGGTACGCCTCGGCCAGCAGGATGAAGGGACCTGCCACGAAGGTGGCGTCGCCGCCCACCACCGCGTCTCCATCCGGCACGAGGTCCACATACAGGCCCGCGGCGAAGCAAAGCCTGCAGGGGCGTGGCCCGAGAGGGTCTGCGTCGTGTCGTAGGGCACGGCGCCGAGGGGCATGAGCTCCACGCGACTCACCAGAGTGAGCCCCGCGCCGCTGTTCGCGGGCACGTTGATGCCGTTGCCGTTCACCAGCGCGACGTAGTAGGCGAGCCGCCCGTCCACGAAGCTGCCGCGCACCATGCCACCCACGTCACGTCCCTCGCGGAAGGCCACGGACACGATCGAGAAGTCTGGGAACATCATCACGGGGATGGGCGTCATGAACTCGTGCGAGGCCGGTGTGATGAACTGGCCCACGGTCACGGAGAACGCCGGGTGCAGGGTCAGTGTGAGCTCGGCGTCGAGGATGCGGCCGTGGTCACCCGCCAGCTCGGGCTGGATGAACACGCCCACCAAGCCATCGAAGAAGCTGCCGCGCACGCTGGGGCGCAGCATGGTCAGCTGGAAGGTCGACGCGTGCTGGGCGTCCTCACGCGTGTGCACGAAGCGGAACTGGCTGAGCACGCGGAACGCGACCGAGTGGGGCCCCGCCGTGATGCGCAGGCCGTCGCGAAACTCTACGCGCGGCGTGGTGTCCTCTTCAGCTTCCTCTTCGAGGGCAGGTGGCGCAGCAGGCGCCGCAGGCGCGACCCCCGCGCTGCCAGCAGGGCCCTGGGCCGCGAGCGGCGCGGCGGCGGGCGTGACCAGGAGGATGAGCAAGAGCGACGCGCGGCGCAGCAGAGACGAGGCGGAAGCATGTGGGTGAGCCCCCAAAGCAAGCTCCGGACCAGCCACGACGAGCCCTGATTCTGGGCTCATTCGGCGGTCAGGCGGGAGGGTCGCCGGGTCAAAACGACCAGGCCCCCGCGCGCGTGGGTCAGTCCGACTCGTCGTCGCTTTCGTCGTCGTCCCCGTGGTCCGCGGCGTCGTCTCCCTCCAGCGGGCGCAACGCGGTGGGACGCGGGTCGGCCTCCGCGATGCGCTCGCGGATGTACTGGTAGAGCGCCCGCCGCTTGGCCGAGGCGCTCTTGCCGCGCGCAGCCTGGTCCTCGGTGTCGCCGGCCTCCTTGGACGCCCCGCGCACCAGCTGCCGCAGCGTCTGACGCTCGGCCGTGGGGTACGTGGTCAGGAACTCTTCGCTGCCCTCGTCCACACGGCGCGCGTCCATGAGGCGGTCGCGCCAGCGCTCGATGAGCTGGGCACGCGCCAGGGACACGGGGCTGGACGGGTCCAGCAGGGCCACCGCGTGCGCGAGCGCCTTGCCGTCATAGGAGCGCAGCTGCCGCGCCACGAAGCGCCGCTGACGAACGTGGGCCCCCTTGCTGGCGCCGGCCAGCTCGCGGAGCGCCTGCTCGAGCGCGTCCGGGAGCTCCAGCTTCGCACGCACGGCGGGCGTCATGGCCGCCAGCGCCAGGCCGAGGCTCGCCATCTCGGACGTGACCTCGTGCTGCTCCTTGCGGCGTGCGCCCCGAGACGGAAC
The Sandaracinaceae bacterium genome window above contains:
- a CDS encoding DUF615 domain-containing protein, which produces MHSTDPEAPDPYEGVPSRGARRKEQHEVTSEMASLGLALAAMTPAVRAKLELPDALEQALRELAGASKGAHVRQRRFVARQLRSYDGKALAHAVALLDPSSPVSLARAQLIERWRDRLMDARRVDEGSEEFLTTYPTAERQTLRQLVRGASKEAGDTEDQAARGKSASAKRRALYQYIRERIAEADPRPTALRPLEGDDAADHGDDDESDDESD